One Danio aesculapii chromosome 13, fDanAes4.1, whole genome shotgun sequence DNA window includes the following coding sequences:
- the sfr1 gene encoding swi5-dependent recombination DNA repair protein 1 homolog — translation METTPIKPTAANETTPNAEQSSNRSSATKFMSASLREKLKRSRHSFKSPLSVVKRLKIEDDTELQPSQQGEEKHGVKDDRDSTDTDVNRNDMKLERDSNHTAELTQKHPSQQCEALRKAVKERTETLRRLKMVKMYRKKNDLNELQRLTDKWRSCSQSVLYELQKELATGGKQASLSQLIDSFGIDDKLLHFDRTEEDFTDT, via the exons ATGGAGACAACCCCGATAAAACCAACAGCAGCTAATGAAACTACGCCAAACGCAGAGCAGTCTTCAAACAGGTCCAGTGCTACAAAG TTCATGAGTGCTTCgctgagggagaagttaaaaagATCTCGACACTCGTTCAAGTCTCCCCTCAGTGTGGTAAAACGACTCAAAATAGAGGATGACACTGAGCTACAGCCTTCACAGCAGGGAGAAGAGAAACACGGTGTCAAAGACGACAGAGACTCTACAGATACTGATGTCAACAGGAATGACATGAAGCTGGAGAGAGACTCAAACCACACAGCTGAGCTCACACAAAAACACCCCAGTCAGCAATGCGAAGCGCTGAGAAAAGCGGTGAAGGAGAGAACAGAAACCTTGAGGAGATTAAAGATGGTCAAGATGTACAGGAAAAag aaTGACTTGAATGAGTTGCAGAGACTCACAGACAAATGGAGATCCTGTTCTCAGTCTGTGCTGTATGAACTACAGAAAGAACTGGCCACAGGTGGAAAACAAGCCAGTCTGTCGCAACTTATTGACAGCTTTGGGATTGATGACAAACTGCTGCACTTTGATAGGACAGAGGAAGACTTCACAGACACGTGA